In Flavobacterium okayamense, a single window of DNA contains:
- the rpoC gene encoding DNA-directed RNA polymerase subunit beta' has product MTRLKDKNTVKRFNRITIGLASPESILAESRGEVLKPETINYRTHKPERDGLFCERIFGPVKDYECACGKYKRIRYKGIVCDRCGVEVTEKKVRRDRVGHINLVVPIAHIWYFRSLPNKIGYLLGLPSKKLDMIIYYERYVVIQPGIAKNAEGDDLKAMDFLTEEEYLNILDTLPMENQYLDDTDPNKFIAKMGAECIMDLLSRIDLDQLSYDLRHAANNETSKQRKTEALKRLQVVESFREANQNRENNPEWMILKVIPVIPPELRPLVPLDGGRFATSDLNDLYRRVIIRNNRLKRLMEIKAPEVILRNEKRMLQEAVDSLFDNTRKASAVKTESNRPLKSLSDSLKGKQGRFRQNLLGKRVDYSARSVIVVGPELKMYECGLPKDMAAELYKPFVIRKLIERGIVKTVKSAKKIIDKKEPVVWDILENVIKGHPVLLNRAPTLHRLGIQAFQPKLIEGKAIQLHPLTCTAFNADFDGDQMAVHLPLGPEAILEAQLLMLASHNILNPANGAPITVPSQDMVLGLYYMTKERLSTPEVKIKGEGQTFYSVEETHIALNEGRLDLNARVKVRAKDFNENGELVYQIIQTTAGRVLFNEVVPEAAGYINEVLTKKSLRDIIGRILGATDVPTTAAFLDDIKNMGYKFAFQGGLSFSLGDIIIPEKKQALIADANEQVESITMNYNMGLITNNERYNQVIDVWTSTNALLTELAMKNIREDQQGFNSVFMMLDSGARGSKEQIRQLTGMRGLMAKPKKSTAGGGEIIENPILSNFKEGLSILEYFISTHGARKGLADTALKTADAGYLTRRLHDVSQDVIVNSVDCGTLRGIEVTPLKKNEEIVESLGERILGRVALHDVIDPLTSEVLVHAGEEITEAIVKRIENSPLEKVEVRSPLTCEATKGICAKCYGRNLATAKMTQKGEAVGVIAAQSIGEPGTQLTLRTFHVGGVAGGLSEESSIVTKFAGRLEIEELKTVKGEDNEGNAVDIVISRSTELKLIDVKTGIVLNTHNIPYGSYIYIKDGDTVEKGTTICKWDPYNGVIISEFTGKIEFEDIKQGESFLVEIDEQTGFQEKVISEARNKKLIPTLHIYGKDGQLERSYNLPVGAHLMVEDGEKIKAGKILVKIPRRSSKAGDITGGLPRITELLEARNPSNPAVVSEIDGVVTFGKIKRGNREISIESRFGEVKKYLVKLSNQILVQENDFVKAGTPLSDGAITPEDILRIKGPSAVQQYLVNEIQEVYRLQGVKINDKHFEVVIRQMMRKVKIEDPGDTLFLEDQLAHTSDFIVENDKLYGMKVVEDAGDSDSLKAGQIISPRQLRDENSLLKREDKNLVVARDVVPATATPVLQGITRASLQTKSFISAASFQETTKVLNEAAVAGKIDTLEGLKENVIVGHRIPAGTGMRDYDNTIVGSKEEYNELMAAKEEFNF; this is encoded by the coding sequence ATGACAAGATTAAAAGATAAAAATACCGTTAAAAGATTCAATAGAATTACGATAGGTTTAGCATCTCCAGAGTCTATTTTAGCAGAGTCTAGAGGAGAGGTTTTAAAGCCTGAAACAATTAACTATCGTACACATAAACCTGAGCGTGATGGTCTTTTCTGTGAGCGAATTTTCGGTCCAGTTAAAGATTACGAGTGTGCTTGTGGTAAATATAAAAGAATTCGTTACAAAGGAATCGTGTGTGACCGATGTGGTGTTGAAGTAACGGAGAAAAAAGTTCGTAGAGATAGAGTAGGACACATTAATTTAGTGGTGCCTATCGCTCATATTTGGTATTTCCGTTCGTTACCAAACAAAATTGGTTACTTATTAGGATTACCGTCTAAGAAATTAGATATGATTATTTACTACGAAAGATACGTAGTAATTCAGCCAGGTATTGCAAAAAATGCTGAAGGTGACGACTTAAAAGCAATGGATTTCTTAACAGAAGAAGAGTATTTAAATATTTTAGATACACTTCCTATGGAAAACCAATATTTAGATGATACAGATCCAAACAAATTCATCGCTAAAATGGGTGCTGAATGTATAATGGATTTATTGTCTAGAATTGATTTAGACCAATTGTCTTATGATTTACGTCACGCTGCAAACAACGAAACGTCTAAACAACGTAAAACTGAAGCGTTAAAACGTTTACAAGTTGTTGAGTCGTTCCGTGAAGCAAACCAAAACAGAGAAAATAATCCTGAGTGGATGATTTTAAAAGTAATTCCGGTTATTCCACCTGAATTACGTCCGTTAGTGCCCCTTGATGGTGGTCGTTTCGCAACGTCTGATTTAAATGATTTATACAGAAGAGTTATCATCCGTAATAATCGTTTAAAGCGTTTAATGGAAATTAAAGCTCCTGAAGTAATCTTACGTAATGAAAAACGTATGTTACAAGAAGCTGTAGATTCATTATTCGATAACACTAGAAAAGCTTCTGCTGTTAAAACAGAATCTAACAGACCTTTAAAATCATTATCAGATTCATTAAAAGGTAAACAAGGTCGTTTCCGTCAAAACTTATTAGGTAAGCGTGTTGATTATTCTGCTCGTTCTGTAATTGTTGTAGGACCAGAATTGAAAATGTATGAGTGTGGTTTACCAAAAGATATGGCAGCTGAACTTTACAAACCATTCGTTATTCGTAAGTTAATCGAAAGAGGTATTGTAAAAACAGTTAAATCGGCTAAGAAAATTATCGATAAAAAAGAGCCAGTAGTATGGGATATCTTAGAAAATGTAATTAAAGGACATCCAGTATTACTAAACCGTGCTCCTACGCTTCACCGTTTGGGTATCCAAGCATTCCAACCTAAGTTAATTGAAGGAAAAGCAATCCAGTTACACCCATTGACGTGTACGGCTTTCAACGCCGATTTCGATGGTGACCAGATGGCGGTTCACTTACCTTTAGGTCCTGAGGCAATATTAGAAGCGCAATTATTAATGTTAGCTTCACATAATATCTTGAACCCTGCAAATGGTGCTCCTATTACAGTACCATCTCAAGACATGGTTCTTGGTTTATACTATATGACTAAAGAGCGTTTATCTACTCCTGAAGTTAAAATTAAAGGAGAAGGGCAAACTTTTTATTCTGTAGAAGAAACTCACATTGCTTTAAACGAAGGTCGTTTAGACTTAAATGCTCGTGTAAAAGTTAGAGCAAAAGACTTTAACGAAAACGGAGAATTAGTTTATCAAATTATTCAAACTACTGCGGGTAGAGTATTATTTAATGAAGTAGTACCTGAAGCAGCTGGATATATTAATGAGGTATTAACGAAGAAATCACTTCGTGATATTATTGGTAGAATTTTAGGTGCTACAGATGTTCCTACAACTGCTGCATTCTTAGATGATATCAAAAACATGGGATACAAATTTGCATTCCAAGGAGGTCTTTCTTTCAGCTTAGGTGATATTATTATTCCTGAGAAAAAACAGGCTTTAATTGCTGATGCAAATGAGCAAGTTGAAAGTATTACTATGAATTATAACATGGGTCTTATTACAAATAATGAGCGTTATAATCAGGTAATCGATGTTTGGACATCAACTAATGCATTGTTAACTGAATTAGCAATGAAAAACATTAGAGAAGACCAACAAGGATTCAACTCTGTATTCATGATGTTAGACTCTGGAGCAAGGGGATCAAAAGAACAGATTCGTCAGTTAACTGGTATGCGTGGTTTGATGGCTAAGCCGAAAAAATCAACTGCTGGTGGTGGTGAAATTATTGAAAACCCGATCTTATCTAACTTTAAAGAAGGTTTATCAATTTTAGAATACTTTATTTCTACACACGGTGCTCGTAAAGGTCTTGCCGATACGGCTCTTAAAACTGCCGATGCAGGTTACTTAACTAGAAGGTTACACGATGTTTCTCAAGATGTTATTGTTAACTCTGTAGATTGTGGTACTTTAAGAGGAATTGAAGTTACTCCATTAAAGAAAAACGAAGAAATCGTAGAATCTTTAGGAGAAAGAATCTTAGGACGTGTTGCTTTACACGATGTTATAGATCCTTTAACTTCAGAAGTTTTAGTTCATGCTGGTGAAGAAATTACAGAAGCTATTGTTAAGAGAATCGAAAACTCTCCATTAGAGAAAGTAGAAGTTCGTTCGCCATTAACATGTGAAGCTACAAAAGGAATTTGTGCTAAATGTTATGGTAGAAACTTAGCAACTGCTAAGATGACTCAAAAAGGTGAGGCTGTAGGTGTAATTGCTGCACAGTCTATTGGTGAGCCAGGTACACAGTTAACACTTCGTACGTTCCACGTTGGAGGGGTTGCTGGAGGTTTATCAGAAGAGTCAAGTATCGTTACTAAATTCGCTGGACGTTTAGAAATTGAAGAATTAAAAACTGTAAAAGGGGAAGATAATGAAGGAAACGCAGTTGATATCGTTATTTCTCGTTCAACAGAATTAAAATTAATTGATGTTAAAACAGGAATCGTATTAAATACACATAATATCCCTTATGGTTCTTACATCTACATTAAAGATGGTGATACTGTAGAAAAAGGTACAACTATCTGTAAATGGGATCCATATAATGGTGTAATTATTTCTGAATTTACTGGTAAAATTGAATTCGAAGATATTAAGCAAGGTGAATCTTTCTTAGTAGAAATCGATGAGCAAACAGGATTCCAAGAAAAAGTAATCTCTGAAGCTCGTAATAAGAAATTAATCCCAACTTTACATATTTATGGTAAAGATGGTCAATTAGAGCGTTCTTATAATTTACCAGTTGGTGCACACTTAATGGTTGAAGACGGAGAGAAAATTAAAGCTGGAAAAATCTTAGTTAAGATTCCTCGTCGTTCTTCTAAAGCGGGAGATATTACAGGAGGTTTACCACGTATTACAGAGTTATTAGAAGCTCGTAATCCTTCAAACCCAGCTGTAGTTTCTGAAATTGATGGTGTAGTTACTTTCGGAAAAATTAAGAGAGGTAACCGTGAAATTTCTATCGAATCTAGATTCGGAGAAGTAAAAAAATACTTAGTTAAACTTTCGAACCAAATCTTAGTTCAAGAGAATGACTTCGTAAAAGCGGGAACTCCACTTTCTGATGGTGCTATTACTCCAGAAGATATCTTAAGAATTAAAGGACCTTCTGCTGTTCAACAGTACTTAGTAAATGAAATTCAAGAGGTATACCGTTTACAAGGGGTAAAAATTAACGATAAGCACTTTGAAGTTGTAATTCGTCAAATGATGCGTAAAGTTAAAATTGAAGATCCAGGAGATACTTTATTCTTAGAAGATCAATTGGCTCACACATCTGACTTTATCGTTGAAAATGATAAATTATACGGAATGAAAGTAGTTGAAGATGCTGGTGATTCTGATAGCTTAAAAGCTGGTCAAATCATTTCGCCTCGTCAATTAAGAGATGAAAATTCGTTATTAAAACGTGAAGATAAAAACTTAGTAGTAGCTCGTGATGTAGTTCCTGCAACTGCAACTCCAGTTCTACAAGGTATCACAAGAGCGTCGTTACAAACGAAATCATTCATTTCTGCGGCATCGTTCCAGGAAACAACTAAAGTATTAAATGAAGCAGCTGTTGCTGGTAAGATCGATACTTTAGAAGGACTTAAAGAAAACGTTATTGTTGGTCACAGAATTCCAGCTGGTACAGGGATGAGAGATTACGATAACACAATCGTAGGTTCTAAAGAAGAATACAATGAATTAATGGCAGCAAAAGAAGAATTTAATTTCTAA
- a CDS encoding DUF3467 domain-containing protein: MENNNNNQQGQINIELDEKTAEGIYSNLAIINHSHSEFVLDFLAIMPGVPKAKVKSRIVLTPQHAKRLLNAMAENVRRFEAQHGEIKEGDAPNIPLNFGPTGQA, from the coding sequence ATGGAAAATAATAACAATAACCAACAAGGTCAAATCAACATCGAGTTAGACGAGAAAACGGCTGAAGGCATCTATTCTAACTTAGCAATTATCAACCATTCGCACAGTGAATTCGTTTTAGATTTTTTAGCAATTATGCCAGGTGTTCCTAAAGCAAAAGTAAAATCAAGAATTGTGTTAACGCCTCAACATGCAAAACGCTTGTTAAATGCTATGGCTGAAAATGTAAGACGTTTTGAAGCACAACATGGTGAAATTAAAGAAGGTGATGCACCAAATATTCCTTTAAATTTCGGACCAACAGGCCAAGCTTAA
- a CDS encoding GNAT family N-acetyltransferase, which yields MQLIKVDSSHLNIIEQLARKIWPVAYAEILSQEQLDYMLDMFYSEEALLAQLEKGHVFYLVKNTSGDYLGFVSFELNCEPHKTKIHKIYVLPETQGLGLGKLLFEKVREEALKANQEAIFLNVNKYNNAQHFYTKLNFEIVKEEVIDIGHGYVMDDYVMEVKL from the coding sequence ATGCAGTTAATAAAAGTCGATTCTTCTCATCTTAACATCATCGAACAACTTGCTCGAAAAATTTGGCCAGTTGCATATGCCGAAATTTTGAGCCAAGAGCAATTAGATTACATGTTAGATATGTTTTATTCGGAAGAAGCTTTACTAGCGCAATTAGAAAAAGGACACGTTTTTTACTTGGTAAAAAATACTTCTGGAGATTATTTAGGTTTTGTTTCGTTTGAATTGAATTGCGAACCGCATAAAACCAAAATCCATAAAATATATGTATTACCCGAAACTCAAGGTTTAGGTTTAGGAAAATTATTGTTTGAAAAGGTTAGGGAAGAAGCACTAAAAGCCAATCAAGAAGCGATTTTCTTAAATGTAAACAAATACAACAACGCCCAACATTTCTACACCAAACTCAATTTTGAAATCGTAAAAGAAGAGGTAATCGATATTGGTCACGGTTATGTAATGGACGATTACGTAATGGAAGTCAAACTCTAA
- the rluF gene encoding 23S rRNA pseudouridine(2604) synthase RluF, whose translation MEDNKTRINKFLSESGFCSRREADKLIEQGRVTINGQIPEMGTKVGPNDEVRVNGKLINEKKEGFVYLLFHKPVGIECTTNQSVKNNVVDYINYPERIFPIGRLDKASEGLLLMTNDGDIVNKILRARNNHEKEYIVTVSKPITERFIQRMSSGIPILDTVTRKCKVEPISKFTFRIILTQGLNRQIRRMCEYLDYEVTALKRIRIINISLDVPVGKYRELTKKELDDLNSLIEPSSKTEEASLPSNKKGFSGKRNYGTRNR comes from the coding sequence ATGGAAGACAACAAAACACGTATTAATAAATTTCTCTCGGAAAGTGGTTTTTGTTCGCGTCGCGAAGCCGATAAATTAATCGAGCAAGGTCGCGTAACGATTAACGGACAAATTCCTGAAATGGGCACAAAAGTGGGTCCAAATGATGAAGTGCGTGTCAACGGCAAGCTTATTAATGAGAAAAAAGAAGGTTTTGTGTATTTGCTTTTCCATAAACCTGTTGGGATTGAATGTACGACCAACCAAAGTGTAAAAAACAACGTTGTCGATTACATCAATTATCCTGAGCGTATTTTCCCTATTGGGCGTTTAGATAAAGCCAGTGAAGGTTTGTTGTTAATGACAAACGATGGTGATATTGTGAATAAAATTTTGCGTGCTCGTAACAATCACGAAAAAGAATATATAGTTACGGTGAGCAAACCTATTACCGAACGTTTTATTCAGCGTATGAGTAGTGGTATTCCTATTTTAGATACGGTTACGCGTAAATGCAAAGTAGAGCCAATTAGTAAGTTTACGTTTCGTATTATTTTAACGCAAGGTTTGAATCGTCAAATTCGTAGAATGTGTGAATATTTAGATTACGAAGTAACAGCTTTAAAGCGTATTCGTATTATTAATATTTCGCTGGATGTTCCAGTTGGAAAATACCGTGAACTAACGAAAAAAGAACTCGACGATTTGAATAGTTTAATCGAACCTTCAAGCAAAACTGAAGAAGCGAGTTTACCAAGCAATAAAAAAGGATTTTCGGGTAAACGTAATTACGGAACGAGGAATCGTTAG
- a CDS encoding ligand-binding sensor domain-containing protein, which produces MNPLFSMFVLMLLLTLNFSCADKKPTETSITNQEVLQTNKSDTLQFTSGIRAILQDSKGNYWLGSHTEGVCKFDGKTFEYFTTNEGLASNQVRAIQEDAKGIIWFETANGPCSYDGKTITNHSIALKSYPESNWQKAENDLWFTRGDSEGVYRYDGQNIHFLAFPKPVKADSMNNYMVTNMSKGKTTQWFATYPAVFGYDGKNTIVIDNESLGLKVETGGLHVRSIFEDSKGRVWIGNNGIGVLLKEGDSIINFSEKYHLIHPESKRRGAKSPVGTLEHVFAIAEDNEGNMWFGDRDTGAWKFDGTNFTHYTIDNKLATPMIWCIYKDNTNNLLFGLANGGVYKFNEKTFEKVF; this is translated from the coding sequence ATGAATCCACTTTTTTCTATGTTTGTATTAATGCTATTGCTTACGCTTAATTTTTCTTGTGCCGATAAAAAACCAACAGAAACCTCAATTACCAACCAAGAAGTTTTACAAACAAACAAATCAGATACTTTACAATTTACCTCTGGAATTCGTGCTATTTTACAAGATAGCAAAGGCAATTATTGGTTGGGAAGTCATACCGAAGGCGTTTGCAAGTTCGATGGAAAAACATTTGAATATTTTACCACAAACGAAGGATTAGCAAGCAATCAAGTTCGTGCGATACAAGAAGATGCAAAAGGTATTATTTGGTTTGAAACCGCAAATGGACCTTGTAGTTACGATGGAAAAACTATTACAAATCATTCAATTGCATTAAAAAGCTATCCCGAAAGTAATTGGCAAAAAGCCGAAAACGACCTTTGGTTTACAAGAGGTGATAGCGAAGGCGTGTATCGTTACGACGGACAAAACATTCATTTTTTAGCATTTCCTAAACCTGTAAAGGCTGATTCTATGAACAATTATATGGTAACCAATATGTCTAAAGGAAAAACTACACAATGGTTTGCTACCTATCCTGCGGTTTTTGGTTACGATGGAAAAAATACTATTGTGATAGACAATGAATCGTTAGGATTAAAAGTAGAAACTGGCGGTTTGCATGTGCGAAGTATTTTTGAAGACTCGAAAGGTAGAGTTTGGATAGGCAACAATGGTATTGGCGTTTTGTTGAAAGAAGGCGATAGCATTATAAATTTCTCTGAAAAGTACCATTTAATACATCCTGAAAGCAAAAGAAGAGGCGCAAAATCTCCAGTGGGAACCTTAGAACATGTTTTTGCGATTGCCGAAGATAACGAAGGCAACATGTGGTTTGGAGATAGAGATACCGGCGCTTGGAAATTTGATGGCACAAACTTTACCCATTACACCATAGATAATAAATTAGCCACACCTATGATTTGGTGTATTTATAAAGATAACACTAATAATTTGCTATTTGGTTTGGCAAATGGTGGCGTGTATAAGTTTAACGAAAAGACTTTTGAGAAAGTTTTTTGA